From Paenibacillus graminis, a single genomic window includes:
- the leuS gene encoding leucine--tRNA ligase → MSDNNTTSTASGYRAQTIEPKWQKFWDENKTFKTGEDAGKPKFYALDMFPYPSGAGLHVGHPEGYTATDIVSRYKRMRGYNVLHPMGWDAFGLPAEQYAMDTGQHPREITFKNIDNFRRQIKSLGFSYDWDREISTTDPEYYKWTQWIFIQLYNRGLAYVAEVSVNWCEALGTVLANEEVIDGKSERGGHPVVRRPMRQWILKITEYAERLLEDLEELDWEESIKDMQRNWIGKSTGAEVIFAIEGHDASLEVFTTRPDTLFGASYCVLAPEHKLVDLITTEEQKAAVAEYRDKASRKSDLERTDLAKEKSGVFTGAYAVNPVNGAQVPVWIADYVLAGYGTGAIMAVPGHDSRDWEFAKQFGLNILEVVQGGNVEEEAYSGDGPHVNSDFLNGLDNKKAIAKMITWLEEKGSGKGKVTYRLRDWLFSRQRYWGEPIPILHLEDGTMKTVPVDQLPLLLPEVDSIRPSGTGESPLANVTEWVETIDPETGMKARRETNTMPQWAGSCWYYLRYIDPRNDKELCSPELQKEWLPVDLYIGGAEHAVLHLLYARFWHKVLYDIGVVDTKEPFHKLVNQGMILGNNNEKMSKSRGNVINPDEIVEAYGADTLRVYEMFMGPLEATKPWNEKGVEGIHRFLSRVWRLFVNEDGSISAKITPGGGTDEFKRTWHKTLKKVTEDFEQLRFNTAISQLMIFINDAYKQETLSTEAAEHFVQMLSPLAPHIAEELWQLLGHEGSISYVAWPVYDEAWTVDAEVEIVVQVNGKIVQRALIPQDMGQEDMQNHALSLPNVKSAVEGKTVRKIIAVPGKLVNIVVG, encoded by the coding sequence ATGAGCGACAACAATACAACAAGCACAGCCTCAGGCTACCGCGCCCAAACCATCGAGCCTAAATGGCAGAAGTTCTGGGATGAGAACAAAACTTTTAAGACAGGTGAAGATGCAGGCAAACCGAAATTTTATGCACTGGATATGTTCCCGTATCCTTCGGGCGCAGGGCTGCATGTAGGCCACCCGGAAGGCTACACGGCAACGGATATCGTTTCCCGCTACAAGCGTATGCGCGGCTATAACGTGCTGCACCCGATGGGCTGGGATGCCTTCGGACTTCCGGCTGAGCAATATGCAATGGATACCGGACAGCATCCGCGCGAGATTACTTTTAAGAACATCGATAATTTCCGCCGACAGATCAAATCGCTGGGCTTCTCTTATGACTGGGACCGCGAGATCAGCACAACCGATCCGGAGTACTACAAATGGACACAGTGGATTTTTATTCAGCTGTACAACCGGGGACTGGCTTATGTGGCAGAGGTGTCGGTCAACTGGTGTGAAGCCCTGGGGACGGTGCTGGCGAATGAAGAGGTTATCGACGGCAAAAGCGAGCGCGGCGGCCACCCCGTGGTCCGCAGACCCATGCGCCAGTGGATTCTGAAAATTACAGAATATGCGGAACGCCTGCTGGAGGATCTGGAAGAGCTGGACTGGGAAGAAAGCATCAAGGATATGCAGCGCAACTGGATCGGCAAATCAACCGGTGCTGAAGTGATTTTTGCGATTGAAGGCCATGATGCCAGCCTGGAGGTATTCACTACCCGCCCAGATACCTTGTTCGGCGCAAGCTACTGTGTGCTGGCACCCGAGCATAAGCTGGTAGATCTCATCACTACTGAAGAGCAGAAGGCGGCAGTGGCAGAATACCGCGATAAGGCTTCACGCAAGAGTGACCTTGAGCGTACGGATCTGGCCAAGGAGAAATCCGGTGTCTTCACAGGTGCCTACGCGGTTAATCCGGTGAACGGCGCTCAGGTGCCGGTCTGGATCGCGGATTATGTACTTGCCGGTTATGGAACGGGAGCTATTATGGCGGTGCCGGGACATGATTCCCGCGACTGGGAATTCGCCAAGCAGTTTGGCCTGAATATTCTTGAAGTGGTGCAGGGCGGCAATGTTGAGGAGGAAGCCTACAGCGGCGACGGCCCGCATGTGAATTCTGATTTCCTGAATGGTCTGGACAACAAAAAGGCCATTGCGAAGATGATAACCTGGCTCGAAGAAAAGGGCAGCGGCAAAGGCAAAGTAACCTACCGCCTGCGTGACTGGCTGTTCAGCCGCCAGCGCTACTGGGGCGAGCCGATTCCGATTCTGCACCTGGAAGACGGCACGATGAAGACGGTCCCTGTAGATCAGCTTCCGCTGCTGCTGCCGGAAGTAGATTCGATCCGGCCTTCAGGCACGGGAGAATCCCCGCTGGCCAATGTGACGGAGTGGGTTGAAACGATTGATCCGGAAACCGGCATGAAAGCCCGCCGCGAGACGAATACTATGCCGCAATGGGCCGGCAGCTGCTGGTATTACCTGCGTTATATTGATCCCCGGAACGATAAGGAGCTGTGTTCGCCGGAGCTGCAGAAAGAATGGCTGCCTGTTGATCTGTACATCGGCGGAGCTGAGCATGCGGTATTGCATTTGCTCTATGCCCGTTTCTGGCACAAGGTGCTGTATGATATCGGTGTCGTGGATACGAAGGAGCCGTTCCACAAGCTGGTGAACCAGGGCATGATCCTGGGCAATAACAATGAGAAGATGAGTAAATCGCGCGGCAATGTCATTAACCCGGACGAAATTGTGGAAGCTTATGGCGCGGATACGCTGCGTGTCTATGAGATGTTCATGGGGCCATTGGAAGCAACGAAACCATGGAATGAAAAAGGTGTCGAAGGCATTCACCGCTTCCTCTCCCGCGTATGGCGCCTGTTCGTAAATGAGGACGGCAGCATCAGCGCAAAGATTACCCCAGGCGGCGGCACCGACGAGTTCAAACGGACCTGGCACAAGACGCTTAAGAAGGTTACTGAGGACTTCGAGCAGCTTCGCTTCAATACGGCGATCAGCCAGCTGATGATCTTCATCAATGATGCATATAAGCAGGAGACCTTGTCCACCGAAGCGGCAGAGCATTTCGTGCAGATGCTGTCGCCGCTCGCACCGCATATTGCGGAGGAACTGTGGCAGCTGCTGGGTCATGAAGGCAGTATCAGCTATGTGGCTTGGCCGGTTTATGATGAAGCATGGACAGTGGATGCTGAAGTGGAAATCGTTGTTCAGGTGAACGGAAAAATCGTACAGCGCGCGCTGATCCCGCAGGACATGGGTCAGGAGGATATGCAGAACCATGCGCTGTCGCTTCCGAATGTGAAGTCAGCTGTAGAGGGCAAAACCGTACGCAAAATTATTGCGGTTCCCGGCAAGCTGGTCAATATTGTAGTGGGTTAA
- a CDS encoding AI-2E family transporter produces the protein MEQWPHSKWFRWMIGVLLALIILYFVWLLRPMLQGVFQFLKAILAPFLAAMIISYVLNPVVSMLAGRKMPRSVAVLLIYAVFLTSLAVIVINLIPMFIEQLEELNEHLPEMTLHAQGLMRKMNTRLIPPGVEMGMTNWFFQLENRLAGGISHFLDNIGSTIGVLFDAFIVPFLVFYILKDFDVFERTVVSCLPRSRRKSIVKMLRDIDDALGNYIRGQFLVCIIIGVLAYIGYAIIGMPYALLFACVVAVFNIVPYMGPFLGAAPAIVMATTLSLRLVLLVAVVNTLCQMLESNVISPQVVGRRLHLHPLLIIFALLVGGEVAGMIGLILAVPCFAAGKVVIQHIMAYYIKRKPV, from the coding sequence ATGGAGCAATGGCCCCACAGTAAATGGTTCCGCTGGATGATCGGCGTCCTGCTCGCCCTGATCATTTTATATTTCGTATGGCTGCTCCGTCCAATGCTGCAGGGTGTCTTCCAGTTTCTAAAAGCCATCCTTGCGCCGTTTCTGGCAGCTATGATCATTTCGTATGTGCTGAACCCGGTGGTGAGCATGCTTGCCGGACGCAAAATGCCGCGCAGTGTGGCCGTGCTGCTGATCTATGCCGTATTCCTGACCTCTTTGGCAGTTATTGTCATCAATCTGATTCCGATGTTCATCGAGCAGCTTGAAGAATTGAACGAGCATTTGCCGGAGATGACGCTGCATGCCCAGGGTCTGATGCGAAAAATGAATACCAGGCTGATTCCACCCGGAGTTGAGATGGGCATGACCAACTGGTTTTTTCAATTGGAAAACCGCCTTGCCGGAGGGATATCCCATTTTCTCGATAACATTGGTTCGACTATTGGCGTGCTATTTGACGCCTTTATCGTGCCTTTTCTGGTGTTCTATATTTTGAAGGATTTTGATGTCTTCGAACGGACCGTGGTCTCCTGTCTGCCGCGCTCGCGCCGTAAATCGATTGTCAAGATGCTGAGGGATATCGATGACGCACTGGGCAACTATATCCGCGGACAGTTTCTGGTCTGCATCATCATCGGGGTACTGGCCTACATCGGCTATGCGATCATCGGTATGCCTTATGCACTGCTGTTCGCCTGTGTGGTAGCGGTGTTCAATATCGTTCCGTATATGGGACCGTTTCTGGGGGCGGCACCCGCGATTGTGATGGCTACCACCTTATCTCTGCGCCTGGTGCTGCTGGTTGCCGTCGTAAACACCCTGTGCCAGATGCTGGAGAGCAATGTCATTTCGCCGCAGGTGGTGGGACGCAGGCTGCATCTGCATCCGCTGCTGATTATTTTTGCGCTGCTGGTAGGCGGTGAGGTGGCAGGAATGATTGGGCTGATCCTCGCTGTGCCCTGTTTTGCGGCCGGAAAAGTCGTAATTCAGCACATCATGGCTTATTATATTAAGCGAAAGCCGGTGTAA